ctgccgcCGTCCGTCCCAAGTGGTCAAACAGAGGATGCAGATGTACAACTCGCCTTACCAGCGTGTGACGGACTGTGTGCGGGCTGTGTGGCGCAACGAAGGGGCCGGAGCTTTCTACCGCAGCTACACCACCCAGCTCACCATGAACATCCCCTTCCAAGCCATTCACTTCATGACCTACGAGTTCTTGCAAGAGCAGCTCAACCCCCACAGACAGTACAACCCAGGCTCCCACGTGGTCTCCGGAGCCTGCGCAGGGGCTGTTGCTGCCGCTGCCACTACGCCTTTGGACGTTTGCAAAACACTGCTCAACACCCAGGAGTCCCTGGCCTTGAGCTCCAACATCAGCGGACACATCACAGGCATGGCCAATGCCTTCAGGACGGTGTACCAAGTGGGCGGCGTGACCGCCTACTTCAGAGGGGTCCAGGCGAGAGTCATTTATCAGATGCCCTCAACGGCGATCGCCTGGTCTGTGTACGAGTTCTTCAAATACATCCTCACCAAGCGCCAGGAGGAGCGGCGGGCTGGGAAGTGAGCCAGAGCCGAACGCCGTTCCAGACCTGCTCCACCTCCCCTCCTGGTTTGTCTTCTGACCCCTCTCCCTTTCGGTTTGGTTTGTGTTGAAGAGAGGGGGCAGCAAAGCCCTTTGGGGCTTAGCGATGCCATTTCTTGCCtgtggctgctgcagctctgctcagccTGCACGACTTGCTCTCTCCCAGGGTCCTCCGAGATGTTCcgctgggagctgcagcccaggTCATGTCCCCTGGCACTTCGGTGGAGCTGTGCTCCTGTCCTTCCCTTAACAAAAACCTCCTCTCACGCAAAGCTAGCCCCTCCTCGGAGGGGAAGGGGAATGTCCTGCCCTGCCTCTGGCAGGGCCAAGCTGAGCTCGCAGTCACCAAGGAGGGGGCGGCAGCGCTGCCTGGGATGCTGGGGGCTTTGTCTGGCTTTTGGCTGAAGCGAAGTGTAAGCCTTGCCGTTGTCTCGTAGCACGCACACGTGATGCTGACTGCCCCAGTGGTGGGGGGGGAGGATGGCACTTGAGGAGGGGAGCCTGTAGGTTTGTTATTGTTCCTGCTCTTGACACCTCCAATAAAAACAGTTCTGCTCTATCCTCATGTCCCCTTCTTACTCCCACATGGCCCAGCTCCCGGCACCGCGCCTTTCTGACTGTGCCCGCTGCTGAGCTTTTTTGATGGGTGCCAGAGAGGAAGGGAAGTGGggcctgggggtggtggtggtgggaggagggggCCTGCCTGGCCCGGCCACCCTGGCAACGTGCAGGGAGGAGGGTGGTCGCCATCCCCTTTGGCTCGTGGCCCAGCCCATCGCCTGCTGCTGGCATGGGCTGTGACCCCAAAGGAGAAGCTGAGGTTTATGCTCCTCGGCCAGGCAGTCCTGCACCCCCAGTCTGACCTGGCGTCCTCAGGATTCCTCCAGACCACTCCAAATGGAGGCAATGGCAGGAGGGCTCTGGGTTGTGTGTGCTGGGAAAACCACAGGAATTTCGACACTGGGTGAGGCCGGAGGGCTTTGTGCACTTCACACAGGAGATTTGGGGCTCAGCAGGGCTTCTGCCTCCTCATTTTGAGTAATTAAACTAGTTTGTGTCTTGCTGGGCATCTTGAAACTCTTATCAACACACTTGCTCAAAATGCTAATATTTTGTCTAATCTAATGATAATTAATAGAATAGCTTAATTTTTTACCATTTGATAGCTTCTTGATACCACCTTCTTTTAGGGTCCCACCCAGCTCTAGACCTGGAGCCAGCCTCAACAGGTCGTATGCTGAGCACCAAAGCATCGCCTAGTTGCGCTGCCCTTCCCAGAGCAGAGCGCTGGGTTCCTCGAGCCGGGTGCCCATGGGGGTGACACCTGGCTCCCGCAGGACGCTCCCATAGCGCCTGCAGGAGTGGCATCTGTCCCATGGTGCCATGCCCAAAATAACTCCCTGGAGGAAATGCATTCACAGCCGTGGTATGTGCTGCCGGCAAGCATCTGGGTCGGCTCGGGGCTACTCCGGAGGATCCgccggcctggcctggcctgcaCAGTGGGCTACTGGGGTGGGCTGTGGTGAGGGGAAAGAGGGGGTTTCCTGCAGCTGGAAGGGCTGCTGGCTGAGCAGGGGGGATGCGCAGTCCTCAGAGGCATCGGGCCCCAGCACTGCTGaggggctggagggcagggacCCCCATACTGCAGGGCTGGGTGCTCGACACCCTGCCTAAGCCCCATTCCAGCCCCGGCTCCACCTTTCTCCACCTAAGCATCTCTCTTGTCCCTGGTTCCTGAGGGTGGGTCACGGATGCTGAGTGACCCCCAGTGGGATTGTCAATGGCTGCCCAGCAGGTGTGGGTGTCCCTGGGCACAGAGCAGCCACAGCCACTGCTCCGCAGCCTGGGTCCGCCTGGGTTGTGTGCCCATCCTGTGCTTCCTGGCGTGGGCTGCAGGCTCCTGGTCCCGACTTTTTCTGCACAAGCAGGAGGACAAGAAActccttaaagaaacaaaagccaCCAGAAGGCGGGGGCCTCCAGTTTTCCCACCATTTCAGGAGCTGGGGCTTTAAGAAACAGCCTGAGTATTGCAAGATTTGGCAGCCCTGCGGCTCCTCCACCCAAGAGGGAGAAATCCGAGAAGCAGAAATGGCTGGGAGAGACCAGGGGAGGATTAGCTTGGCGGGCAGGGCATTAGACGGAAGACGGGTacagctgggctctgccaggACGGGTCTCCCTGTCCAGAAGCCAAAAGCTgttggcagcagagctgcagcttcGCCTTTAGCTCTCACCACACGCCGGGGCAATGAGAGACCCCGTGGAGGGAAAGGCATAAAcatgagctggggctggggagagatTCACACTATTAAATCCATCAGCCGCTGGAAGAAGCTCTATAAATGTCAGCGGGCGAAGGCATGATTGAAGGTGACTCCAGGATGTTTCCAGGAATAACTGCCCACAGAAGTGCTGAGGGAGGGAGCGAGACCCCTGGGAATGGGGAGATGGTAAGTCAGCCCAGTACAGAGATGCTGCCATGTGAGCAATTGGCCTGAGCGCTCCCCTGGCAGGGGCATGGCCTTTCTGCTCTCCCAGCGCTCTGCCAGCTtacccagcagcagcacccagcattgcccagtgcaggcagcagccctgcagaggacGGCATTGCCTGTGAGGGATCTGGTGCCGCAGGGATGGCAGAGCCGCCCAGGGGGTTTCCAGATATTCCTTGTGCCTTCGGCCAGGCCACAAAAGACTGGAAAAAcccccctgtcctgctgctgtCTCCATCCCCTGAACTGAACCTCTGCCACAGACCAAGCGTGGCCATGACGGCACGtggctgctccccagctctgctggggtgCGGTGTTCCCTCGCCAGCTGGCCTGGTCCCTCTGGCGCCTTTGGCGTGATGAGATGCCCAGAGGTAATGGGGTTATTGGCTGGTTCAGCCACAGCTGCTGCCTTTCCAAGGTATGATAACGCCTCTGCGAAGCCACCCTGCTCCGGGTCTGTCCTACAGCCTCCTAGGTATTTGGCTGCACTTTGGGTGAGATCCCTCCTACAGCCTCTTCTGAGTAAAGAGACTATTTTTGGCTTTCCAGCAAGGAAGCCACGCTCAGCCTGGCAGAGTTTTGGAGACAACCCCTTTTCCTTTCGCCTCCCTGCAGGATCCCCAGCCACATCCAGTGCGGGCAGGGATTTGCTGCCTTGCCTTCCCGTGCCCAACTGCTCCTTAAGCCCTGTCCTGCTGCTGGTGCCCAGTGCGGGGGGGTCTCGGGTGGGAGTGAGCTCTGCAGGCCCCTGagcaggcagagccgggcagcACTGCCAGCCTTGCCCGCTCTGGATGATAGATCCGGGGCTGCCACAGCTCTGCCGTGGCATGAGCCCAAGCTATTTCAGGCAGCCTGAGTTTGCCATGCCAGGAGCAACTCAGGAGCGCCCGGCCGCCTTCCTGGGGTAACTGGAGATGCCTGCACTCCTGCAGGttaagggcagggctgggggccaaGTTGCTTATTCCTGCTGGAGGGGAGTTGGGGAGGGTTATCTCCCCCAGAGCAAGAAGGGGACACCCCTCCAGCGTGTCTGCCCTGTACCTTTGGCCAGGGGCCAGTGGGCTCCCGACCTGCCTCTGCCTTGAGGACCCCACGCAGGGTGCTGGGTCCCAGCCCGCAGGGACCGTTGCCAGCCCAGCtcgggggcaggcaggaggggcatGGGCACTGCCCTGCCAAACCacatccctcccctcctctgtccGTGCCCTGGGCTACCCCGAgctttcccagctcccagcctctcTGCATCGGGTGCCTGACAGCCCTGCTCCATGGGAGGAGGTGGCCGGAGCCCACAGGAGTGCAGAGGTGggctcccagcctccccccagccccaactCACCCCGGCTCTGGGATTCCTCAGGGCTCTGTCAGACCCCAATAAAGTCGTACAAGTTCTCATGACCCCACGGCCTTACAGCAGTGGTAAACATGGGCGCCGGGGCTGCCTGGACACAGAGCAGACATTGCCTCTGGTGAGCCCTGGGAAACCCTTTTCTGACCCACGTTGCTGCCTGGGTTAAAATGCTGTGAGACGACCCCTGGCTGGGTTGCTCCCAGCCTGCCTGGCTCCGGCCGAGCATCGCGAcggtgcagggaggcagggaaTATAACCTGAAAGGTAAAGCCAAGGCTGAAAACCTGCTTTCTTGGCTGCTTTCTTGGCTTCCAGAGGAAGCAacccccagggctgggctagGACTGCTCTCAGCACGTCTGGTTTGGTGGGGAGATATTGGTAGCGCAGGGTTATGTGTCAAAGTCCCCCAACAAGGGGCTGCAAAGCGGCCCTGGGAAGATGCTGCCTGGCTGGAGCTGGGGTGCGGGCAGCTGGCGTGTTGCACTGGGGAGACGGCAGCTCCTGGGCtgggtgggggtggcacagggatGGCAACAGGAGTCACTCTCCCATGGACACACAGGTAGGACAGTGGGGACAGCTCAGATGCATCATGACACTAGAGCCTGCCCTGGGATCAGTCTCAAAAGCAGATGAAGCAAGGGCTGTTCCAGGAGATAGAGGGCTCCAGCCCTAATCCCCACAGCCCAGCAGGCCTGCAGGTACGGCACTGCCGGCCGTGCTAGCCCTGGAGAAAGCCTGCAATCCCCCCCTGCACTTAGGGCACAGGGGCTGACATAGGAGCCTCCTGGCAGGGCACAGACTGTGCCTGGCACGGCTAGGTGGGTGCCAGGAGAAATGCAAACCCAAGCAGCCTTCTCCTCTGTCACCGGCACCTTTGGGTGCCCATTAGACCTGGGCGGTATGTCACCCGGAGCATTGCCAAGGGCTATaaaaaggggagggagcagggaattGGGCCAAAATTAGGCCATGCCTTCGGCAGGGACACAGCTCCCTCTGGTGAGGACACAGCTGTAATGGGCACCCGGTGCTGGACACCACAACCATCAAAAACGTCCTTGGGCAAGGACATTACTATGAGCATGGTAGCTGGAGGCCGCGGGCAGTGCCGGGGCATCGGGAGCTTTGGAGGAGGGCTCCTGGCGTTGGGTGAATTGGACTGCTTTGGGACGGAGAAGATAATCAGAACTGGGTCTCTCACAAAGATGTGCTGGATGCTTGTGCTCAGTTAAAAAACCACAGGGAGC
Above is a genomic segment from Calonectris borealis chromosome 7, bCalBor7.hap1.2, whole genome shotgun sequence containing:
- the SLC25A28 gene encoding mitoferrin-2 isoform X5, encoding MLAGAVAGVMEHCVMYPVDCVKTRMQSLRPEPAARYRNVLEALWRIARTEGLWRPMRGMNITATGAGPAHALYFACYEKLKKTLSDGHSRSCFAGAAGCVATLLHDAAMNPAEVVKQRMQMYNSPYQRVTDCVRAVWRNEGAGAFYRSYTTQLTMNIPFQAIHFMTYEFLQEQLNPHRQYNPGSHVVSGACAGAVAAAATTPLDVCKTLLNTQESLALSSNISGHITGMANAFRTVYQVGGVTAYFRGVQARVIYQMPSTAIAWSVYEFFKYILTKRQEERRAGK
- the SLC25A28 gene encoding mitoferrin-2 isoform X4, which encodes MNPAEVVKQRMQMYNSPYQRVTDCVRAVWRNEGAGAFYRSYTTQLTMNIPFQAIHFMTYEFLQEQLNPHRQYNPGSHVVSGACAGAVAAAATTPLDVCKTLLNTQESLALSSNISGHITGMANAFRTVYQVGGVTAYFRGVQARVIYQMPSTAIAWSVYEFFKYILTKRQEERRAGK